The following coding sequences lie in one Ostrea edulis chromosome 8, xbOstEdul1.1, whole genome shotgun sequence genomic window:
- the LOC130049597 gene encoding uncharacterized protein LOC130049597 — MCVSTEHRKCESVDAIKKTAETLREILSHNFDSLSEDIHILENKLVDAKKEQERFVTEMDDKADQITENTTREFRVAIDHLQHLKNEYLTKMATAVKRNKEKYEKCIDTLSDGIQCTDYCYRNIEDCRKSQDDIDMVVKYYKSRKIFEQLKNYEFTQIRIGLKEGKDPILEDIMDLESFPDAVFSESLFDVKSDLRRVELSLLNDFSIDAGCVRDGTFLSNGEFVLSWLSTKRRGCKRSNNGKCFFYNKVFACTRSIDLSSEPFGLCEKARELLVACHGSRSIERVSLYSYSKSSNMKFTSLHKNFGIAKKDAYLYCACNDKIVKINEYERLMKEYSVETGVKHIVATKNHIIYSNRKKHVVTAITDGGQTAWTYDSPHLKSPCGLDTDSDGNIYVAGKSSDNVHVLSGEGKLIRLFEDIPRPDFMKINKARNTCCVCSNRKHIKVYQFK, encoded by the coding sequence ATGTGTGTCAGTACGGAACACAGAAAATGTGAAAGTGTTGATGCTATAAAGAAAACTGCTGAGACTCTCAGAGAGATTCTTAGTCATAATTTCGACAGCCTGTCTGAAGACATACATATTCTTGAAAACAAATTAGTAGATGCAAAGAAGGAACAAGAAAGGTTCGTTACAGAAATGGATGATAAAGCAGACCAGATTACAGAGAATACCACGAGAGAATTTCGGGTTGCTATCGATCACTTGCAGCATCTGAAAAATGAGTATCTAACAAAAATGGCTACCGCTGTAaagagaaataaagaaaaatacgAAAAATGCATAGACACGCTATCAGATGGAATTCAATGCACAGATTACTGTTACAGAAATATTGAGGATTGTAGAAAAAGTCAGGATGACATCGATATGGTTGTGAAGTACTATAAAAGCagaaaaatatttgaacaaCTCAAAAATTACGAATTTACACAAATACGCATAGGGCTTAAGGAAGGAAAGGATCCTATTTTGGAAGATATCATGGATCTTGAAAGTTTTCCTGATGCAGTATTTTCAGAGTCCCTATTTGATGTCAAGTCTGATCTGAGAAGAGTTGAGTTATCTTTATTAAATGATTTTAGCATTGATGCAGGCTGCGTACGTGATGGTACGTTTTTATCAAATGGAGAGTTCGTTCTATCATGGCTGTCGACAAAAAGGCGGGGTTGTAAAAGGAGCAACAATGGTAAATGCTTCTTTTATAACAAAGTGTTTGCGTGCACAAGATCCATTGACTTGTCTTCAGAACCTTTCGGTCTGTGTGAAAAGGCACGAGAATTATTAGTGGCATGCCACGGTTCAAGATCCATTGAAAGGGTATCACTTTACTCTTATTccaaatcatcaaatatgaaattcacCAGTCTTCACAAAAACTTTGGAATAGCAAAGAAGGATGCTTACTTATACTGTGCATGCAATGACAAAATCGTGAAGATAAACGAGTATGAAAGATTAATGAAAGAGTACAGTGTAGAGACTGGCGTGAAGCACATCGTCGCCACGAAAAACCACATTATATACAGTAACAGAAAAAAACACGTCGTAACAGCGATTACAGATGGAGGTCAAACCGCGTGGACATACGACAGTCCACATCTTAAATCTCCGTGTGGCCTTGACACGGACTCTGATGGTAATATCTATGTCGCTGGTAAATCCAGTGACAATGTCCATGTGTTGTCCGGTGAAGGCAAATTAATTCGACTTTTTGAGGACATTCCGAGACCAGactttatgaaaataaacaaagcgAGAAATACATGTTGCGTGTGTAGCAATCGAAAACACATCAAAGTGTACCAATTCAAATAA
- the LOC125661058 gene encoding uncharacterized protein LOC125661058, giving the protein MFEQARISENETDFMMKFHTSKITYEHLKHVNFSRKRIMISAKKDPILTEIVDMTALSDVHHTESSRQLYFDVRTVEMSLIKEFSIDGDVVCDGIFLSNGTFVIADYRDDGKCMFFDKHWVPSIFGESLKKPFGLIENDEEVLVTCSGSKSIEVFSSSDLQKLRSIPMTESVFGITNRRGDIYVACGKKIIKIDSVGRILKIYDVEGANNVNILATNTGLIVYSDWKIEKVTAITDQGDIVWKYKNRNLKCPSGIDQDSVGNIYVTGRDSNNVHVLSGTGELIRVFEDIPSPTFFKLIEERAIICAFDISKRIRVFKV; this is encoded by the coding sequence ATGTTTGAGCAAGCCAGAATCAGTGAAAATGAAACGGACTTCATGATGAAGTTTCATACGTCAAAAATAACGTACGAACATTTAAAACACGTGAATTTTTCACGAAAGCGCATCATGATTTCCGCAAAAAAAGATCCTATTTTGACGGAAATCGTGGATATGACAGCTCTTTCTGACGTTCACCATACTGAATCCTCTCGTCAACTTTATTTTGATGTTCGAACTGTAGAAATGTCTTTGATAAAGGAATTTAGCATTGATGGGGATGTCGTGTGCGATGGTATATTTCTGTCTAATGGCACTTTTGTGATAGCGGATTACAGAGATGATGGGAAATGCATGTTTTTTGACAAACATTGGGTCCCCAGTATATTTGGTGAAAGTCTTAAGAAACCATTTGGTTTGATAGAAAACGATGAAGAAGTTCTTGTGACTTGCAGCGGCTCAAAAAGTATTGAAGTATTTTCTTCATCAGATTTACAGAAACTTCGAAGTATTCCCATGACTGAATCAGTTTTTGGAATAACAAACCGGAGGGGTGACATATATGTTGCGTgtggaaagaaaatcattaaaatcgATAGCGTGGGtaggatattgaaaatatacgaTGTAGAAGGGgcaaataatgtaaatatactTGCAACAAACACTGGACTTATTGTGTACAGTGATTGGAAAATAGAAAAAGTGACAGCGATAACCGATCAGGGAGACATTGTCTGGAAGTATAAAAATCGTAACCTGAAATGTCCATCTGGAATCGATCAAGACTCTGTCGGTAACATATACGTTACAGGAAGAGATAGCAACAACGTCCACGTGTTGTCTGGAACCGGGGAACTTATTAGGGTGTTCGAAGACATCCCGAGCCCGACCttctttaaattaattgaaGAGAGGGCCATTATATGTgcttttgatatatcaaaacgCATAAGAGTGTTTAAAGTTTAA
- the LOC125672842 gene encoding tripartite motif-containing protein 45-like has product MATSLDSSSMEDVTLCSICFEKFKSPRFLPCTHSFCHGCLSSYIVSLCKSTETRLGFNCPLCREYTPSPGAFDEPDEWAGLFPVNAMLRKIVDKSDQLLCEPCLREKEEEEASDYCFSCLEHLCKMCTKYHRKNLSSRDHKVSPLNELKSANRRSIVDISNSCATHKDEKVRLYCFDNEQPCCAMCGGMEHRKCEQFDTIENVVRVFKESGKVDSIMDDVNKCKSKLENAKNEEEKNITKIRLMK; this is encoded by the coding sequence atGGCAACATCACTAGACAGCTCTTCGATGGAGGATGTTACATTGTGTTCTATATGTTTCGAAAAGTTCAAGTCGCCGAGGTTTTTACCGTGTACACATTCTTTCTGTCACGGGTGTTTATCGTCCTACATCGTGAGCTTGTGTAAATCTACGGAGACTCGTTTAGGATTTAATTGTCCATTATGCCGTGAGTATACGCCCAGTCCTGGCGCCTTCGATGAGCCAGACGAGTGGGCGGGGCTTTTTCCTGTGAATGCAATGTTGAGGAAAATTGTAGACAAATCAGACCAATTGCTTTGTGAGCCATGCTTgagagaaaaagaagaagaggaggcCTCGGACTACTGCTTTTCATGTTTAGAACATTTATGCAAAATGTGTACGAAGTACCACAGGAAGAATTTGTCGTCACGAGACCACAAAGTATCTCCATTGAATGAACTGAAATCGGCGAACAGAAGATCCATTGTTGATATCTCAAACAGCTGTGCCACGCATAAGGATGAAAAGGTTAGGTTATATTGCTTTGATAACGAACAGCCCTGTTGCGCAATGTGTGGTGGCATGGAACATAGGAAATGTGAGCAGTTTGATACTATTGAAAATGTTGTACGTGTTTTTAAGGAAAGCGGCAAGGTTGACTCCATTATGGATGATGTAAACAAGTGTAAAAGTAAATTAGAAAATGCCAAAAACGAAGAAGAGAAGAATATAACGAAAATTCGGTTGATGAAATGA